From the genome of Cytobacillus firmus, one region includes:
- a CDS encoding ZIP family metal transporter, with amino-acid sequence MSLMPILFSSLCTGLGALPIFLIKDISHKGKDVLLAYTAGIMVAASAYGLIPSAIKLSNLAVLVIGILVGTFVLTLLESVIPHVDLDNSRHSSKHARVVLLFLIAMSLHNLPEGLSVGISNVSSSQDLGPLVAFAIGLQNVPDGFLVALFLVTQNISRFKAILFAALTGMIELCAGLIGMFLGGSFEYIIPYGLAFAAGSMLYVVYKELIPESHGDGNERASTLAFIMGFLSMVVLTEWFR; translated from the coding sequence ATGTCATTGATGCCTATTCTTTTTTCTTCGCTTTGTACAGGCTTAGGAGCACTGCCAATTTTTTTAATAAAAGATATTTCCCACAAAGGCAAGGATGTACTGCTTGCCTATACGGCTGGAATTATGGTGGCAGCTTCCGCTTATGGTCTAATTCCATCAGCTATTAAGCTTTCTAATCTTGCTGTCTTGGTCATTGGAATATTAGTTGGAACTTTTGTACTGACCTTGCTGGAAAGTGTTATCCCGCATGTTGATTTGGACAATTCCCGTCATTCATCGAAGCATGCACGTGTTGTATTATTGTTTTTAATAGCGATGTCACTTCATAATTTGCCTGAAGGTCTGTCAGTCGGAATAAGCAATGTAAGCAGCAGCCAGGATCTGGGGCCGCTTGTAGCTTTTGCAATTGGACTTCAAAATGTCCCTGACGGATTCCTGGTGGCCTTATTCCTGGTTACACAGAATATCAGCAGGTTCAAAGCCATTTTATTTGCGGCCCTGACAGGAATGATAGAATTATGTGCCGGATTAATAGGGATGTTTTTGGGCGGATCCTTTGAATATATCATTCCTTATGGACTTGCTTTCGCAGCAGGCTCTATGCTCTATGTGGTCTATAAAGAATTGATACCTGAAAGCCATGGAGATGGGAATGAGAGGGCATCTACACTGGCTTTTATTATGGGTTTTCTCTCCATGGTGGTTTTAACAGAATGGTTCAGATAA
- a CDS encoding metal-dependent transcriptional regulator, whose product MELKSIKRYVIEIYKLERKYGHATISDIAGLLNVTVSSASKMAAKLKKCGFVHFQPYRTVTLTEKGLEIGSQLEHTHKTLIEFYQYIGVKEEKIMEEVKEIGVYISPEVTTKIKSFLESRIKDV is encoded by the coding sequence TTGGAGCTAAAAAGCATAAAAAGATATGTAATAGAGATATATAAATTAGAAAGAAAATATGGACATGCGACTATATCAGATATTGCGGGCTTGCTTAATGTGACCGTTTCGTCTGCTTCAAAAATGGCTGCAAAACTAAAAAAATGCGGTTTCGTACATTTCCAGCCGTACAGAACAGTCACATTAACGGAAAAAGGATTAGAAATTGGAAGCCAGCTGGAGCATACCCATAAGACATTGATTGAGTTTTATCAATATATTGGAGTTAAAGAAGAAAAGATTATGGAGGAAGTAAAAGAAATAGGAGTCTATATTAGTCCAGAAGTGACCACAAAGATTAAGAGCTTTTTAGAGTCCAGAATAAAGGACGTTTGA
- the xylE gene encoding D-xylose transporter XylE, which produces MKQNRNSLYIGSLTLVAAIGGLLFGYDTAVISGAEKSLEIYLIESLGLGSLAHGATTSSALIGCIIGGLISGYFASKFGRKNSLIAAAVLFFLSALGSAFPEFLFFTKGEPTISLLLTFNLYRIIGGIGVGLASAIVPMYIGEIAPADIRGRLVSFNQFMIIFGMLVVYFVNWGIASGRPLEWINDVGWRYMFASEAIPALAFGLLLLLVPETPRYLAIKNHDDKALAVLTKINGASEAKTILGEIKKSVAASANVPAEKLFAYGKLVIVIGILLSVFQQFVGINVALYYAPRIFESMGAAKDASMLQTIVMGIINVIFTVVAILTVDKWGRKPLLITGSIGMAIGMFGVAGMAFSNIIGMGTLIFIIVYTASFMLSWGPICWVLISEIFPNKIRGQAVAVAVAAQWAANYFISSTYPMMMEFSGGLTYGFYGLMSVLSAIFVWKFIPETKGKTLENMENFWRKTA; this is translated from the coding sequence ATGAAACAGAATCGGAACTCTCTTTATATTGGTTCACTTACATTGGTTGCTGCGATAGGCGGTTTGCTTTTCGGATATGATACAGCAGTTATTTCAGGAGCTGAAAAGTCACTGGAAATTTATTTGATCGAGAGTTTGGGATTAGGGTCGCTGGCTCATGGGGCGACAACCTCCAGTGCCTTAATTGGCTGTATAATTGGCGGTTTAATATCCGGTTATTTTGCGTCGAAGTTTGGGCGCAAAAACTCGCTTATTGCTGCAGCTGTTCTTTTCTTCTTATCTGCTTTAGGCTCGGCTTTTCCTGAATTTTTATTTTTCACTAAAGGGGAACCGACCATCTCTTTATTGCTGACTTTTAATCTTTATCGCATTATTGGCGGTATTGGGGTAGGCTTGGCGTCAGCCATTGTTCCGATGTATATCGGTGAAATTGCACCTGCCGATATCCGCGGACGCCTGGTTTCATTCAATCAATTTATGATCATTTTCGGGATGCTTGTCGTGTACTTTGTCAACTGGGGCATTGCCAGCGGCCGTCCATTGGAATGGATCAATGATGTTGGCTGGAGGTACATGTTTGCATCAGAAGCTATTCCGGCACTTGCTTTTGGTCTGCTGCTGCTCCTGGTTCCGGAGACACCCCGTTACCTGGCCATTAAAAATCATGATGATAAGGCTCTAGCAGTCCTTACAAAAATTAATGGTGCAAGCGAGGCAAAAACGATCCTGGGTGAAATCAAAAAGTCGGTGGCAGCCTCAGCTAATGTTCCGGCAGAAAAGCTGTTTGCATATGGAAAATTAGTGATTGTAATAGGAATTCTGCTGTCTGTATTCCAGCAATTCGTCGGAATTAATGTGGCTCTCTACTATGCACCGCGTATCTTTGAAAGCATGGGAGCAGCAAAGGATGCCTCGATGCTGCAAACGATTGTCATGGGTATCATAAATGTCATCTTTACAGTTGTGGCCATTTTAACTGTAGATAAATGGGGGCGCAAGCCATTATTAATTACAGGATCCATTGGAATGGCAATCGGGATGTTTGGTGTTGCAGGAATGGCTTTTTCCAATATAATCGGCATGGGCACGTTAATTTTTATCATTGTTTACACAGCGTCTTTCATGCTTTCATGGGGGCCGATCTGCTGGGTATTGATCTCGGAAATTTTCCCTAACAAAATCCGCGGACAGGCAGTTGCGGTAGCTGTAGCAGCGCAATGGGCCGCAAACTATTTCATTTCATCGACTTATCCGATGATGATGGAATTCAGCGGCGGCTTAACTTACGGCTTCTATGGACTGATGAGTGTTCTTTCAGCCATTTTTGTATGGAAGTTTATACCTGAAACGAAAGGGAAGACTCTTGAGAATATGGAGAATTTCTGGAGAAAGACTGCTTGA
- a CDS encoding aldose epimerase family protein, translated as MNITESIFGELNGHIIKSYTISNDHGMSVSCIDYGGIITGISVPDREGNIENVILGFDTLEEYINHSPFFGAIIGRVAGRIAGSDFTLDGTAYSLPKNDGEHHLHGGAGFHQVIWDSAAEKGLNEANIKFSYISPDGEEGYPGTLEVTVNYTLNNDNELVISYEAISDIKTIINLTNHTYFNLSGDLKRDILEHEVTIKSDHFLELDETLIPTGEFIHVENTPFDFRAGKKIKEGVKSGHPQNMLAGGGYDHPFLLNSGEMTVVDSASGRKLAVETDRPSVVLYTANMLGSDFKIRGVQSKSHLGLCLETQCPPDSVHHEHFPSIVLEKNEVYKTKTSFKFHVV; from the coding sequence ATGAACATAACTGAAAGTATCTTTGGCGAGTTGAATGGACACATAATTAAATCTTATACAATCAGCAATGATCATGGAATGAGCGTATCGTGTATCGACTACGGGGGAATCATTACGGGAATATCTGTCCCTGATCGTGAAGGAAATATAGAGAATGTGATCCTGGGTTTTGACACACTTGAAGAATATATAAATCATTCACCATTCTTCGGCGCAATTATCGGAAGGGTTGCCGGAAGGATAGCAGGGTCGGACTTCACACTTGATGGAACTGCGTATAGTCTGCCGAAAAATGATGGGGAACACCACCTTCATGGAGGTGCAGGTTTTCACCAAGTGATTTGGGACTCGGCCGCCGAAAAGGGCTTGAATGAGGCAAACATCAAGTTCTCCTATATAAGTCCGGATGGAGAAGAAGGGTATCCCGGGACACTTGAGGTAACGGTAAACTATACACTGAACAATGATAATGAACTGGTCATTAGTTATGAAGCGATATCTGATATAAAAACGATCATCAATCTGACAAACCATACTTATTTTAACCTGAGCGGAGACTTAAAGCGGGACATTCTTGAACACGAGGTGACAATAAAAAGTGATCACTTTCTGGAGCTTGATGAAACATTGATTCCTACCGGGGAATTCATACATGTTGAAAATACCCCGTTTGATTTTAGGGCTGGTAAGAAAATCAAAGAAGGCGTAAAATCCGGACATCCGCAGAACATGCTTGCGGGCGGAGGCTATGATCATCCATTTCTATTGAATTCAGGTGAAATGACTGTAGTGGATTCTGCAAGCGGACGAAAATTGGCTGTGGAAACGGACAGGCCTAGTGTTGTTTTATATACAGCGAACATGCTTGGAAGCGATTTTAAAATCAGGGGTGTTCAGTCAAAAAGCCATTTAGGCCTATGTCTCGAAACACAATGTCCGCCTGATTCTGTTCATCATGAACATTTTCCTTCTATTGTCCTGGAGAAAAATGAAGTCTATAAAACAAAAACAAGTTTCAAGTTTCACGTTGTTTAA
- the xylB gene encoding xylulokinase: protein MKYVIGIDLGTSSVKVLLMNQKGEVCSEVSRSYPLIHGKSGYSEQDPAEWADKTVDALKELTEQFDGDAEDIQGISFSGQMHGLVLLDEEYHVLRNAILWNDTRTTEQCKQIYDLAGEKRLLEITKNPALEGFTLPKLLWVKQYEPEVFEKAAVFLLPKDYLRFKLTGKIHSEYSDAAGTLLLDAGRKMWSEEMCKLTGIDINICPPLVESHESVGTLKPEIAEKTGLSPLTKVFAGGADNACGAIGSGILSKGKTLCSIGTSGVVLSYEEQNDKDFQGKVHYFNHGEENAYYTMGVTLAAGHSLSWFKNTFAEKDSFDSLLAEISEVPIGSNGLLFTPYLAGERTPYADSQIRGSFIGMDSSHNRNDFVRSVIEGITFSLNESIEIFRESGKLIDTVISIGGGAKSDAWLQIQADIFNSTIVKLSSEQGPAVGAAMLAAYGCKWYESLEACADDFISYEKTYVPIPENVKKYQELFQLYKEVYVQTRKLNEGLAGFRKK from the coding sequence ATGAAATATGTAATCGGGATTGACCTTGGCACGAGCTCGGTAAAAGTTTTATTAATGAATCAAAAGGGAGAAGTATGCAGCGAAGTTTCCAGGTCTTATCCGCTCATTCATGGAAAGTCGGGTTATAGTGAACAGGATCCTGCTGAATGGGCTGATAAAACAGTCGATGCTCTTAAAGAACTTACAGAACAATTCGATGGAGATGCGGAAGACATACAGGGAATCAGTTTTTCAGGACAAATGCACGGTCTTGTTCTTCTTGATGAAGAGTATCATGTTTTGCGAAATGCGATCCTTTGGAATGATACACGTACAACAGAGCAGTGTAAGCAGATCTATGACTTGGCTGGTGAGAAGCGACTGCTGGAAATCACAAAGAATCCTGCACTGGAAGGTTTTACATTACCAAAATTACTTTGGGTGAAGCAATATGAGCCTGAAGTATTTGAAAAAGCGGCTGTATTTTTACTCCCTAAAGATTATCTGCGTTTTAAACTGACTGGAAAGATTCATAGTGAATATAGCGATGCCGCGGGCACTTTGCTCTTGGACGCCGGCCGGAAAATGTGGAGTGAAGAGATGTGCAAGCTGACAGGGATTGATATAAACATCTGTCCGCCACTTGTTGAATCTCATGAAAGTGTAGGGACTTTAAAGCCTGAGATTGCTGAGAAGACGGGATTATCTCCTTTAACGAAGGTATTTGCAGGAGGAGCTGACAATGCCTGCGGTGCGATCGGTTCAGGAATTCTGTCAAAAGGCAAAACATTATGCAGCATTGGCACATCAGGGGTCGTTTTATCCTATGAAGAACAAAATGACAAGGATTTTCAGGGGAAGGTCCATTATTTTAATCATGGTGAAGAAAATGCCTACTACACAATGGGTGTAACCCTGGCAGCGGGACATAGTTTGAGCTGGTTTAAAAATACGTTTGCAGAAAAGGATTCATTTGACTCCCTGCTGGCTGAAATAAGCGAGGTTCCGATTGGATCGAATGGTCTATTGTTTACCCCATATCTGGCCGGCGAGCGAACGCCATATGCAGATTCACAAATTAGGGGAAGCTTTATCGGCATGGACTCTTCACATAATCGAAACGACTTTGTACGATCGGTCATTGAAGGAATTACCTTTTCATTAAATGAATCAATTGAAATATTCAGGGAAAGCGGCAAGCTGATCGATACCGTCATTTCAATCGGCGGCGGAGCCAAAAGTGATGCCTGGCTGCAAATACAGGCAGATATCTTCAATAGCACCATTGTAAAGCTTTCAAGTGAGCAAGGCCCTGCTGTAGGTGCGGCAATGCTCGCGGCATACGGATGCAAGTGGTATGAATCTCTGGAAGCCTGTGCTGATGACTTCATTTCATACGAAAAAACGTATGTGCCGATACCTGAAAACGTTAAGAAATATCAGGAGCTTTTCCAGTTATACAAAGAGGTTTATGTACAAACCAGAAAACTGAATGAGGGATTGGCCGGTTTCAGGAAAAAGTAA
- the xylA gene encoding xylose isomerase, translating into MNYFKNVSGVKYEGPDSNNPLAFKYYDPEEMINGKKMEDFLRFAVSYWHTFTAEGTDPFGDGTMIRSYDRFSGMDLAKARVEASFEFYEKLNVPFFCFHDADIAPEGDSLRETFKNLDEITAMIKEYMKSSSTKLLWNTANMFSHPRWLHGAATAPNADVFAYAAAKVKKGLEIGKELGAENYVFWGGREGYETLLNTNMKLELDNLARFFHMAIDYANEIGFDAQFLIEPKPKEPTKHQYDFDVATSLSFLQSYGLKDYFKFNIEANHATLAGHTFEHELQTARINGMLGSVDANQGDTLLGWDTDEFPTDIYSTSLAMVEILKNDGLGTGGLNFDAKVRRGSFDPEDLFYAHIAGMDTFAVGAKVAQRLIEDKVLDNFIADRYSSYTEGIGLDIVEGKADFHKLEKHALQLERIENKSGRQEQLKAILNKYILEAYASVKA; encoded by the coding sequence ATGAACTATTTCAAAAATGTGAGTGGAGTAAAATACGAAGGTCCAGATTCAAATAATCCATTAGCGTTTAAATATTATGATCCTGAAGAAATGATTAACGGCAAAAAAATGGAAGATTTTCTCCGTTTTGCAGTATCGTACTGGCATACGTTCACTGCGGAAGGCACAGATCCTTTCGGAGATGGAACAATGATCCGTTCATATGACAGATTTTCCGGAATGGATTTAGCCAAGGCACGTGTAGAAGCTTCCTTTGAATTCTATGAAAAACTGAACGTTCCATTTTTCTGTTTCCATGATGCTGATATTGCGCCTGAAGGGGATTCATTAAGGGAAACTTTTAAGAACTTAGATGAGATTACGGCCATGATTAAGGAATACATGAAATCCAGCAGTACAAAGCTATTATGGAATACCGCTAATATGTTTTCACATCCGCGCTGGCTGCACGGTGCGGCGACAGCGCCTAACGCTGATGTTTTTGCCTATGCTGCAGCAAAGGTGAAAAAGGGACTTGAAATCGGCAAGGAGCTGGGTGCTGAGAACTATGTATTCTGGGGCGGCCGCGAAGGCTACGAAACACTGCTGAATACGAACATGAAGCTTGAACTTGATAATCTTGCGCGTTTCTTCCATATGGCAATCGATTATGCAAACGAAATTGGATTTGACGCACAATTTCTAATCGAGCCAAAGCCGAAGGAGCCTACCAAACATCAATATGATTTTGATGTGGCAACCAGTTTATCATTCTTGCAATCTTACGGCTTAAAAGACTACTTCAAATTCAATATTGAAGCTAACCACGCGACCCTTGCCGGCCATACATTTGAGCATGAGCTGCAGACAGCACGCATAAATGGAATGCTTGGTTCAGTGGATGCCAACCAGGGAGATACCCTGCTGGGATGGGATACGGACGAATTCCCGACAGACATCTATTCCACATCACTCGCCATGGTTGAAATTCTTAAAAATGACGGTCTTGGAACAGGCGGCCTAAATTTTGATGCGAAGGTTCGAAGAGGATCATTTGATCCTGAGGATCTGTTCTATGCTCATATTGCAGGAATGGACACATTTGCGGTTGGTGCAAAAGTTGCACAGCGTTTAATCGAAGATAAAGTATTAGATAACTTTATTGCTGACAGATACAGCAGCTATACAGAAGGCATCGGTCTTGACATCGTTGAAGGAAAAGCAGACTTCCATAAGCTTGAGAAGCATGCCCTTCAGCTTGAAAGAATTGAAAACAAATCCGGAAGACAGGAACAGCTAAAAGCTATCTTAAATAAATACATTCTTGAAGCTTATGCGAGTGTAAAAGCATAA
- a CDS encoding ROK family transcriptional regulator yields the protein MTWNQQLVKMKNKSRVLQTIIDQSPISRADIAQHLGLTKGTVSSLVNELIEEKICSETGPGKSSGGRRPVMLLFNEQAGYAIGIDLGVNYILGVMTDLSGNIVSENLKHMNSMRYEETVLVIKEIIQSLLDFTPESPYGVIGIGIGVPGIVNKEGSNILLAPNLGWTDINLKAEIVAEFHLPVIIDNEANAGAYGEKRFGAGKNFENLIYVSAGIGIGVGFILQNSLYRGAEGFSGEMGHMVIDLDGKECRCGSKGCWELYASEQALLNQAMNIQSNLKRDDLNLESLVEMAEEDEEVKDLFRQIGRSLGIGINNIINTFNPEQIIIGNRLAIAKEFLLESIMEVVENRSLRFNQENLNITFADLSIYSTALGASAYATENFLNSDLQENLNK from the coding sequence ATGACTTGGAATCAGCAGCTGGTAAAAATGAAAAATAAATCACGCGTTCTGCAGACGATCATCGACCAATCCCCTATCTCCCGGGCGGATATCGCACAGCATTTGGGACTGACAAAAGGGACAGTTTCCTCATTAGTCAACGAGCTGATAGAAGAAAAAATCTGTTCCGAAACAGGGCCGGGCAAATCGAGCGGCGGACGCCGCCCGGTGATGCTGCTCTTTAATGAACAAGCTGGATATGCAATTGGTATTGATTTAGGGGTTAACTATATTTTAGGTGTCATGACTGATTTATCCGGTAATATTGTGAGCGAAAATTTGAAGCATATGAATAGCATGAGGTATGAAGAAACCGTTCTTGTTATAAAAGAAATCATCCAATCCCTTTTGGACTTTACCCCTGAGAGCCCATATGGTGTGATCGGAATCGGTATTGGTGTACCAGGAATCGTAAATAAGGAAGGCAGCAATATCCTGCTTGCCCCTAACCTGGGCTGGACAGATATCAATTTAAAAGCAGAAATTGTGGCAGAATTTCACCTTCCCGTTATCATCGACAACGAAGCAAACGCCGGAGCGTACGGCGAAAAACGTTTTGGAGCCGGGAAAAATTTTGAAAACCTCATTTATGTAAGCGCAGGAATTGGCATAGGCGTCGGCTTTATTTTACAAAACAGCCTCTATCGTGGTGCTGAAGGATTCTCCGGTGAAATGGGCCATATGGTAATTGATTTAGATGGAAAAGAATGCAGATGCGGCAGCAAAGGCTGCTGGGAATTGTATGCTTCTGAACAGGCATTGCTAAACCAGGCAATGAATATTCAATCCAATTTAAAGCGGGATGATCTGAACCTGGAGTCATTAGTTGAAATGGCGGAAGAAGATGAGGAAGTAAAGGATCTGTTCCGTCAAATTGGCCGAAGCCTCGGCATTGGCATAAATAATATCATCAATACATTCAACCCCGAACAAATTATCATTGGAAATCGCTTAGCCATTGCCAAAGAATTTTTACTGGAATCGATAATGGAAGTTGTCGAGAATCGTTCCTTAAGATTTAACCAGGAAAACTTAAACATTACATTTGCAGATTTATCGATCTACTCCACCGCACTTGGGGCATCAGCTTATGCCACAGAAAACTTTCTGAACTCGGACCTGCAGGAAAATTTGAATAAATAG
- a CDS encoding DUF3221 domain-containing protein produces the protein MKRALAIFILIIVLLLLWFIGILSQQAQVNEGTAAMEGTIVMKENVILLIEDKGFTETDAKARSVDELIGKYKSVYKLNNAVLTGLKGGDKVKIWYSEILESFPAQVKVLKIEKL, from the coding sequence ATGAAAAGAGCATTAGCTATTTTTATCTTAATTATTGTATTGCTGCTGCTTTGGTTTATAGGGATATTAAGTCAGCAGGCTCAGGTGAATGAGGGAACGGCAGCAATGGAAGGAACAATCGTCATGAAAGAGAATGTAATACTGCTTATTGAAGATAAGGGGTTTACGGAGACAGATGCAAAAGCACGATCCGTTGATGAATTAATAGGAAAATATAAATCTGTCTATAAGTTGAATAATGCTGTTTTAACAGGTTTAAAGGGTGGAGATAAAGTGAAAATCTGGTACTCAGAAATACTGGAATCCTTCCCGGCACAAGTCAAGGTGTTAAAAATAGAGAAGTTGTAA
- a CDS encoding GNAT family N-acetyltransferase — protein sequence MDELLKDLKEAGVHSIKGDSEIILEIFQDERISPNKVDYLINRLLTMDESRIKKVKLECTQGILDKLVLTRGKMSVIGERVIFKKSFAECEIETVPHYEVWPLLNKSSVIFLSEVMNFTNEQTANFLKSMETELPEQADKMFTVYTVNSEPAGAVFPHLEPDRDREGRMFWIGIHPDFKGKGYGKNLHLIGLHRLQYEFKAEKYLGATQAENAAMRKIMEANGCTQDSNSVISLVYSFSGCCKKTQLERIEQ from the coding sequence ATGGATGAACTATTAAAAGACCTGAAAGAAGCAGGGGTACACAGTATTAAAGGTGATTCAGAAATTATTCTGGAAATCTTTCAGGATGAACGAATAAGTCCCAATAAAGTAGATTACTTAATAAATAGGCTTCTTACCATGGATGAAAGCAGAATTAAAAAAGTAAAGCTTGAGTGCACACAAGGAATCCTGGATAAATTAGTGCTCACTCGAGGAAAAATGAGTGTGATTGGTGAAAGAGTTATTTTTAAAAAGTCTTTTGCAGAATGTGAGATAGAAACTGTCCCTCATTATGAAGTTTGGCCGCTCCTTAACAAAAGTTCCGTTATTTTTTTATCTGAAGTTATGAATTTTACTAATGAGCAAACTGCAAACTTTTTAAAGAGCATGGAGACAGAGCTCCCAGAACAGGCTGATAAAATGTTTACCGTTTATACTGTTAATTCAGAACCGGCTGGAGCCGTTTTTCCTCATTTGGAACCTGACCGGGACCGGGAAGGAAGGATGTTTTGGATCGGCATCCACCCTGATTTCAAGGGTAAAGGGTATGGTAAGAACCTGCATTTAATAGGGCTTCATAGATTGCAGTATGAATTTAAAGCTGAAAAATATCTCGGGGCAACCCAGGCTGAAAATGCCGCAATGAGAAAAATAATGGAAGCGAATGGATGTACACAGGATAGCAATTCTGTTATTTCCTTAGTGTATTCATTTTCGGGATGCTGTAAGAAAACACAATTGGAGAGAATAGAACAATGA